Proteins co-encoded in one Abyssibacter profundi genomic window:
- the ftsL gene encoding cell division protein FtsL, giving the protein MRRVLGSAVIAALIATTAIAVAVSKHRSRALLDAQQELSWERDRLKTEWAQLQLEEAALAAHGRVERVARERLDMREPTDFVAVQEAP; this is encoded by the coding sequence ATGCGAAGAGTTCTGGGTTCTGCCGTGATCGCAGCCTTGATTGCGACCACGGCCATCGCCGTTGCGGTGAGCAAGCACCGTAGTCGCGCGCTACTGGACGCTCAGCAGGAGCTGAGCTGGGAGCGCGACCGCCTCAAGACCGAGTGGGCGCAGCTTCAGTTGGAAGAAGCTGCGCTGGCAGCGCACGGCCGTGTCGAGCGCGTGGCTCGCGAACGTCTGGACATGCGTGAACCCACGGACTTCGTCGCCGTGCAGGAGGCACCATGA
- the rsmH gene encoding 16S rRNA (cytosine(1402)-N(4))-methyltransferase RsmH: protein MAASHHHTSVLYDAAIDALAVRPDGVYIDGTFGRGGHTAGLLEQLGPAGRVIAFDKDLAACQAGWSRFGADGRLTLVHAGFETLGQWVRDAGLMGHVDGLLLDLGVSSPQLDNAERGFSFMRAGPLDMRMDATAGETAADWLARADAREIADVLWRYGDERQSRRIAAAIVRQRDAEPLTTTTQLAQLIESIVRRTPGGSHPATRSFQAIRMHINGEMAALEAVLDQAMEVLADGGRLAVISFHSLEDRIVKRFMRGYAQPPLPPVPAAPRPPAELDIVLRKLRPGPDEVATNPRARSATLRAAERRRRR from the coding sequence ATGGCGGCTTCCCATCACCACACGTCGGTGCTGTACGACGCGGCCATTGATGCACTGGCCGTGCGGCCGGATGGCGTTTATATCGACGGCACCTTTGGCCGGGGCGGTCACACCGCCGGGTTGCTCGAACAGCTCGGACCTGCGGGGCGGGTCATCGCATTCGATAAGGACTTGGCGGCTTGTCAGGCCGGCTGGTCGCGATTCGGCGCGGATGGGCGTCTCACGCTGGTCCACGCCGGTTTCGAGACGCTGGGTCAATGGGTGCGCGACGCCGGATTGATGGGGCATGTGGACGGGCTGTTGCTGGACTTGGGTGTGTCCTCGCCTCAGCTGGACAATGCCGAACGCGGATTCAGTTTCATGCGCGCCGGCCCGCTGGACATGCGCATGGACGCGACGGCCGGCGAGACGGCCGCGGACTGGCTTGCCCGCGCGGATGCCCGTGAAATCGCTGACGTGCTCTGGCGCTACGGTGATGAGCGGCAGTCGCGCCGCATTGCCGCCGCGATTGTCCGCCAGCGCGATGCCGAACCTCTGACGACGACGACACAGCTGGCGCAGCTCATCGAATCGATTGTGCGTCGCACGCCGGGTGGCTCGCATCCGGCCACGCGCAGCTTCCAGGCCATTCGTATGCATATCAATGGCGAAATGGCTGCGTTGGAAGCGGTGTTGGACCAGGCGATGGAGGTGCTGGCTGATGGCGGTCGCCTGGCGGTGATCAGCTTCCATTCCCTGGAAGATCGGATTGTCAAGCGGTTCATGCGCGGCTATGCCCAGCCGCCGCTGCCTCCGGTGCCGGCAGCGCCGAGACCACCGGCAGAGCTGGATATCGTGCTGCGTAAGTTGCGTCCCGGCCCCGACGAGGTGGCCACCAACCCGCGTGCGCGTAGCGCCACCCTGCGAGCGGCCGAACGCCGCCGGCGGAGGTGA
- a CDS encoding UDP-N-acetylmuramoyl-L-alanyl-D-glutamate--2,6-diaminopimelate ligase: protein MPQRPCELARLVDGLVDSAGDLSVSIHGVESDSRRVRDGSLFLACSGFESHGLNYLPEALRNGAAAVLWEPEPGVEPPDIPIPAWPVPQLRRHAGEIAARYYERPSRELFSVGITGTDGKTSTAYLLAHALTKLGDPAGYLGTLGYGPVDALELATHTTPDAVRIQRWMRRLVDDRAKAMVMETSSHALDQGRVAGVEFDVGILTNVGRDHLDYHGDLERYAAAKRRLFDMPDLGLAVLNRDDDLGRAWAEELSPALPVCTYGIEGDMPEQARYAIARDVQLATQGLQFRLQTPAGSRVVQSGLLGRFNIYNLLAAAAVLEFRGYALDRIAEVLGKLGTVPGRMEGFSAPGLPLAVVDYAHTPQALAHALESLRPHCEGRLICVFGCGGDRDTGKRQLMGSAAARLADAVVVTDDNPRSESPFDIVAAIVSGMGDRRHVRVEHDREVAIRTAIEQARAGDVVLVAGKGHETEQIIGSERRPFSDRGVVAAVLQTLGGQPGGRHGDA from the coding sequence ATGCCTCAACGGCCTTGTGAGTTGGCCCGCCTGGTCGATGGTCTCGTGGACTCTGCCGGCGATCTGAGCGTTTCCATCCACGGAGTGGAGAGCGACTCGCGGCGGGTCCGTGACGGTAGCTTGTTCCTGGCCTGCAGCGGATTCGAATCGCATGGCCTGAACTATCTGCCGGAAGCGCTGCGGAATGGTGCGGCCGCCGTGCTGTGGGAGCCGGAGCCGGGCGTGGAGCCTCCGGACATCCCGATTCCGGCGTGGCCGGTTCCGCAGCTTCGGCGCCATGCCGGAGAGATCGCGGCGCGTTACTACGAACGGCCGTCGCGGGAACTGTTCAGCGTTGGCATTACCGGCACGGATGGCAAGACATCTACGGCGTATCTGCTGGCGCATGCCCTGACCAAACTGGGTGACCCGGCGGGATACCTTGGCACGCTGGGTTACGGCCCGGTCGATGCACTGGAGCTGGCAACCCACACCACGCCCGATGCCGTGCGCATTCAGCGATGGATGCGACGCCTGGTCGATGATCGCGCCAAGGCCATGGTGATGGAGACCTCGTCGCATGCGCTGGACCAGGGGCGGGTGGCCGGCGTGGAGTTTGATGTCGGCATCCTGACCAATGTCGGTCGGGATCACCTGGATTACCACGGCGATTTGGAGCGGTACGCAGCGGCCAAGCGGCGGCTGTTCGATATGCCGGATCTGGGCCTGGCGGTATTAAACCGGGACGATGACCTGGGTCGCGCGTGGGCCGAAGAACTGAGCCCGGCGTTGCCTGTTTGCACGTATGGCATCGAAGGCGACATGCCCGAACAGGCTCGGTACGCCATTGCCCGCGATGTGCAGCTGGCGACCCAGGGCCTGCAGTTTCGGCTGCAAACGCCCGCGGGCTCGCGCGTCGTCCAAAGCGGATTGCTGGGACGCTTCAACATCTACAACTTGCTCGCGGCCGCCGCGGTTCTGGAGTTTCGTGGCTATGCGCTGGACCGGATCGCCGAGGTCCTCGGCAAGTTGGGGACCGTTCCGGGGCGCATGGAAGGGTTCTCCGCCCCGGGTCTGCCCTTGGCCGTGGTTGACTATGCCCATACGCCGCAGGCGTTGGCGCATGCGCTGGAGTCGCTGCGTCCACACTGCGAAGGGCGGCTGATCTGCGTGTTCGGCTGTGGCGGGGACCGCGATACCGGCAAGCGCCAACTCATGGGCAGTGCGGCAGCCCGACTGGCCGATGCGGTCGTGGTCACCGACGACAATCCACGTAGCGAGTCGCCCTTCGACATCGTCGCGGCCATCGTGTCCGGAATGGGCGACCGTCGGCATGTCCGTGTCGAACATGATCGTGAGGTGGCGATACGCACGGCGATCGAGCAGGCGCGAGCCGGCGATGTTGTCCTCGTGGCGGGCAAGGGGCACGAAACCGAACAAATTATTGGTAGTGAGCGCCGGCCGTTCTCCGACCGGGGTGTGGTCGCAGCCGTACTGCAGACGCTCGGCGGGCAGCCAGGAGGTCGTCATGGCGACGCTTGA
- a CDS encoding peptidoglycan D,D-transpeptidase FtsI family protein — MSRTGNQRLIELEPQPVSPWRARAILGVLALGMVTLVGRAFELQVRDRDFLEAEGAKRFERSIEVPAGRAAIRDRRGEPLALSAPVESLWAVPEDLLADTEALPLVARLLGQRTDEFRAFLEARATRRFVYLQRHMAPADARRIKAVGANGVFLQREYRRFYPAGEIASQLVGVTNIDNRGQEGMELAYDALLQGTPGSRRVIRDRTGRVVEDLAEFTPPDPGEDLYLSIDLRLQYVAYRELKDAVERTGARGGLVLLLDPRSGEVLAMASQPGFNPNRREELGGAGVRNRVITDTFEPGSTVKPLLIAHAMQAGVIDWRTQIDTGVGFYKVGRLTVRDINGYGRLDLAGVLRKSSNVGAAKIGLKLGPEGIWSAYHSFGLAEPVGSGFPGEASGVMRHFTEWGEIATATSSYGYGLAVSALQLGRAYAALANDGQLRPLSLVRRDTPPETARQVVAAEHAQRVRHWLEGVVAPDGTARRAAVPGYRVAGKTGTVRKVKADGYAEDAHMAMFAGMLPADNPQVVGLVVIDEPQRGGYYGGVIAAPVFANVMKSAARLLRIPPADFEPSAPEGLTASADGASPT; from the coding sequence ATGAGCCGCACGGGCAACCAACGTCTGATCGAACTCGAACCCCAGCCCGTGAGCCCCTGGCGCGCGCGCGCCATTCTTGGCGTGTTGGCGTTGGGCATGGTCACGCTGGTCGGACGTGCATTCGAGTTGCAGGTCCGCGATCGGGATTTCCTGGAGGCCGAGGGCGCCAAGCGCTTTGAACGCAGCATCGAGGTGCCGGCGGGGCGCGCGGCGATTCGGGATCGCCGGGGCGAGCCGCTGGCGTTGTCGGCGCCGGTGGAGTCGCTGTGGGCCGTGCCTGAGGACCTGTTGGCGGATACCGAGGCGCTGCCTCTGGTCGCAAGACTGTTGGGTCAGCGGACCGATGAGTTCCGCGCATTTCTCGAGGCCCGCGCAACCCGCCGTTTTGTCTACCTGCAGCGGCACATGGCCCCCGCGGATGCACGCCGGATCAAGGCGGTTGGCGCCAATGGCGTGTTTCTCCAGCGAGAGTACCGGCGGTTTTATCCGGCGGGTGAAATCGCCTCCCAGCTGGTCGGTGTGACGAACATCGACAACCGGGGCCAGGAAGGGATGGAGCTGGCCTACGACGCCTTGCTTCAGGGCACGCCAGGCAGTCGTCGTGTGATCCGCGATCGGACGGGACGCGTGGTCGAGGACCTCGCCGAATTCACGCCGCCGGACCCTGGCGAAGATCTCTACCTCTCTATCGATCTGCGCCTGCAGTACGTGGCCTACCGCGAGCTAAAGGATGCCGTGGAGCGCACAGGGGCCCGGGGAGGCCTCGTGCTGTTGTTGGATCCGCGCAGCGGTGAGGTCCTGGCCATGGCGAGCCAGCCGGGGTTCAACCCCAACCGGCGTGAGGAGCTGGGTGGCGCCGGCGTGCGCAACCGCGTCATCACCGACACCTTCGAGCCCGGCTCGACCGTCAAGCCCTTGCTAATTGCGCATGCGATGCAGGCGGGCGTGATCGACTGGCGCACGCAAATCGATACCGGCGTGGGCTTCTACAAGGTGGGGCGGCTAACCGTGCGCGACATCAACGGCTACGGACGGCTCGATCTGGCCGGTGTATTGCGCAAGTCCAGCAATGTCGGAGCCGCCAAAATTGGCTTGAAGCTGGGGCCGGAGGGCATCTGGTCGGCCTATCACAGCTTCGGTCTGGCCGAGCCCGTGGGCTCCGGCTTTCCCGGTGAGGCCTCGGGGGTCATGCGCCACTTCACCGAATGGGGGGAGATCGCCACGGCGACCTCGTCCTACGGTTACGGTTTGGCCGTGTCGGCCCTGCAGCTGGGCCGAGCGTACGCTGCCCTGGCCAACGATGGGCAGCTGCGTCCGCTGTCGCTGGTCCGGCGAGACACGCCTCCGGAGACCGCGCGCCAAGTGGTGGCCGCGGAGCATGCGCAGCGTGTTCGACACTGGCTCGAGGGCGTGGTGGCGCCGGACGGAACGGCGCGGCGTGCGGCGGTGCCGGGTTATCGCGTGGCCGGCAAGACCGGCACGGTGCGCAAGGTCAAGGCTGATGGCTACGCCGAAGACGCCCATATGGCCATGTTTGCCGGCATGTTGCCGGCCGACAATCCTCAGGTCGTCGGTCTTGTGGTGATCGATGAGCCACAGCGTGGCGGTTACTACGGCGGCGTCATCGCCGCGCCGGTGTTCGCCAATGTCATGAAAAGTGCGGCCCGGCTGCTGCGTATTCCGCCAGCGGACTTTGAGCCGTCGGCGCCGGAGGGGCTCACGGCCTCGGCGGATGGAGCGTCACCGACATGA